The proteins below are encoded in one region of Phaseolus vulgaris cultivar G19833 chromosome 1, P. vulgaris v2.0, whole genome shotgun sequence:
- the LOC137816255 gene encoding G-type lectin S-receptor-like serine/threonine-protein kinase CES101: MVLTLSKRVLCFIVTLTCLLQLTKPSNLRENTLVQGHPLAATNRLISPSGLYTLHFFQLDGGSEANTKFYLGISDNNISYYVWLANRDNPIHDDPGVLTIDEYGNLKIVSSSTTMILYSVEAESNKSVRASLLDTGNFVLHELNSDGSVKRVLWQSFDYPTDTILSRMKIGYDKHSGHRWSLTARRSYRTLWSGSFSLSLDPKTNQLITRWRGAIIWSSGEWRNGSFCNLNSSSLERENFNFTFFSNESLTYYEYASVSGFLIMGPLGIINASGVPYSCTGSEIVHGCAMPQPPKCRKDSDLYLPSWNSFGEMSRKGYIFDETENLTISDCWMRCLKNCSCEAYTYAFKDATGCEIWSRDTSDFLESNSGVGRPIFFFPSQTKTKGKKRRIWIEGAAVGVLLLIISFIASFIMLWRKQKERVEKRKKRANIFSDIGENTEISDACDEGREQWNEKTGNDTHKFEFITILEATDNFSSTNKIGEGGFGPVYKGKLPNGQEIAIKRLSKSSGQGLVEFRNEAMLIVKLQHTNLVRLLGFCIDREERILVYEYMANKSLNLYLFDATNRTELDWKIRYKIIQGIAQGLVYLHHYSRLKVLHRDLKASNILLDNELNPKISDFGMARILTLALVEEKTNKIVGTYGYMSPEYVMSGVISSKIDVYSFGVLLLEIVSGKKNISDSFSLNLIGYAWQLWIQGEALKLIDTLLNGSCPHIQVIRCIHIGLLCTQDKANDRPTMLEVISFLSNENTQLPSPLQPSLYTIKSVKEESCSNNELTLSVTSGR, encoded by the exons ATGGTTCTCACTTTGAGCAAGAGAGTGCTATGCTTCATCGTCACTTTGACCTGTCTCTTGCAGCTTACAAAGCCTTCAAACTTGAGGGAAAACACGTTGGTCCAAGGCCATCCCCTTGCAGCAACGAACCGTTTGATTTCGCCTTCAGGTTTATACACACTGCATTTCTTTCAGCTTGATGGTGGCTCTGAAGCTAACACCAAATTCTACCTTGGCATATCAGATAATAACATCTCTTACTATGTTTGGCTTGCCAACAGGGACAATCCAATCCATGATGACCCTGGAGTTCTCACAATTGATGAATATGGCAACCTTAAAATTGTGTCAAGTTCTACCACTATGATACTATATTCAGTTGAAGCAGAAAGTAACAAAAGTGTTAGAGCCTCTTTGCTAGATACAGGAAACTTTGTGCTTCATGAATTGAACTCAGATGGATCTGTGAAGAGGGTGTTATGGCAGAGCTTTGATTACCCCACAGACACAATTTTATCACGGATGAAAATTGGCTATGACAAGCACAGTGGCCACAGGTGGTCTCTAACAGCAAGGAGAAGTTACAGAACTCTTTGGTCAGGATCTTTCTCCTTAAGCCTTGACCCCAAAACTAACCAATTGATTACTAGATGGAGAGGGGCCATTATTTGGAGCAGTGGAGAGTGGAGAAATGGAAGTTTTTGCAATCTGAATTCTTCATCACTTGAGCGAGAGAACTTCAatttcactttcttttcaaaTGAAAGTTTGACGTACTATGAATATGCTTCAGTTTCTGGTTTTCTCATCATGGGACCATTGGGTATAATCAATGCTAGTGGTGTCCCTTACTCATGTACTGGTAGTGAGATTGTGCATGGTTGTGCAATGCCACAGCCTCCCAAATGTAGGAAAGATAGTGATTTGTACTTGCCAAGTTGGAATAGCTTTGGAGAAATGTCAAGGAAAGGATACATCTTTGATGAAACAGAGAACTTGACCATTTCTGATTGCTGGATGAGGTGCTTGAAAAATTGCTCCTGTGAGGCTTACACTTATGCATTCAAGGATGCAACTGGCTGTGAAATATGGAGCAGAGACACATCAGACTTTCTTGAGAGTAATTCCGGTGTTGGTCGTCcaattttcttctttcccaGCCAAACCAAAACCA AAGGCAAGAAGAGGAGAATATGGATTGAAGGTGCTGCGGTTGGAGTTCTTCTTCTGATAATCTCATTCATTGCATCCTTTATCATGTTGTGgagaaaacaaaaagaaagag TTGAAAAGCGTAAGAAGCGAGCAAATATATTCTCTGACATTGGAGAAAATACTGAAATTTCTGATGCATGCGATGAGGGAAGAGAACAATGGAATGAGAAGACAGGCAATGATACACATAAATTCGAGTTTATAACCATTCTTGAGGCAACAGACAATTTCTCTTCCACAAATAAGATTGGAGAGGGTGGCTTTGGACCTGTTTACAAG GGTAAATTGCCAAATGGTCAAGAAATAGCTATAAAAAGACTTTCAAAAAGCTCAGGACAAGGATTGGTAGAGTTCAGAAATGAAGCTATGCTGATTGTGAAACTGCAGCACACTAACCTAGTGAGgcttttaggattttgcattgaCAGAGAAGAAAGAATATTAGTCTATGAATACATGGCCAACAAAAGtttgaatttataccttttcg ATGCCACCAATAGAACTGAGTTAGATTGGAAGATAAGGTACAAAATTATCCAAGGAATTGCTCAGGGACTTGTATATTTACATCATTATTCAAGGTTAAAAGTTTTACACAGAGATTTGAAGGCTAGCAACATTTTATTAGACAATGAGTTAAATCCAAAAATATCAGATTTTGGAATGGCTCGGATACTTACATTGGCACTAGtggaagaaaaaacaaataaaattgttGGAACATA TGGTTATATGTCTCCAGAGTATGTTATGAGTGGAGTTATCTCAAGCAAAATTGATGTATACAGCTTTGGCGTGCTACTCTTAGAGATTGTGAGTGGAAAGAAGAATATTAGTGATAGTTTTTCACTCAATCTTATAGGATAT GCATGGCAATTATGGATTCAAGGGGAAGCTCTAAAGCTAATTGACACATTGTTGAATGGTTCATGCCCCCACATCCAAGTTATAAGATGCATTCATATAGGTCTCTTGTGCACTCAAGACAAAGCAAATGATAGACCCACTATGCTTGAGGtcatttcttttctttcaaatgAAAATACCCAATTGCCTTCTCCTCTACAACCTTCACTTTATACCATCAAAAGTGTGAAGGAGGAATCTTGCTCTAACAATGAGTTAACATTGTCAGTGACATCGGGCAGATAA